The following proteins are encoded in a genomic region of Papaver somniferum cultivar HN1 unplaced genomic scaffold, ASM357369v1 unplaced-scaffold_10, whole genome shotgun sequence:
- the LOC113326217 gene encoding uncharacterized protein LOC113326217 has protein sequence MDFAKTEITKGVTAIFNRMRNETHDDDEPILRLNSEDEEEADIELDGGKTEARIFNKQEAPLEQTPFKVLLELEGVGADEGRLGVDLVTILDISGSMRGIELAKLKLAMQFLVQKLSRTDRLSVVTFNRKAEKLCPLRQITENSRTEIADQVNDLVAKSSTNTEAGLKLALKILNDRTRTRNRSVAIMLMSDGIEDSESPAITVPVSEVPVYTFAFGSACDHEVLSGIAKNSKGGTFSPVPDLEDLSVAFSTSLAGLLNVSIEDLTLTVAPLNSSQLNKVNAGNYPQTRQATVMEPVTVTFRVLGKDTLDSDERLINVTRTAKPKDEERREVLAEETRIGTASSIKEVRILADQRELAEARKKLEDANASLSEIDAVLKAQVEHLHLLMASQETYDNQGKAFALALEASHESQRSTALPAGIPSLYDTPLMAEYKTQARNYDLDPEGYKVPRPEEDKITTAPPPPPSLQVDRAKIQEILDMANQLAKLLRDLDS, from the exons ATGGACTTTGCGAAAACTGAGATAACCAAGGGAGTAACAGCTATTTTTAACAGAATGAGAAACGAGACACACGATGATGATGAGCCAATACTGAGATTGAATTCTGAAG ATGAGGAAGAAGCAGATATTGAACTAGATGGCGGAAAAACAGAGGCGAGAATATTTAACAAGCAAGAGGCGCCATTGGAACAGACCCCATTTAAGGTGTTGCTGGAGCTTGAGGGTGTAGGAGCCGACGAGGGCAGATTAGGCGTGGATCTAGTGACCATCTTAGATATCAGCGGTAGCATGAGGGGTATCGAGTTAGCAAAACTGAAACTTGCCATGCAATTCTTGGTCCAGAAACTAAGTCGAACTGATCGTTTATCTGTCGTCACTTTCAATAGAAAGGCCGAGAAGTTATGCCCACTGCGCCAGATAACCGAAAATTCCCGAACAGAGATCGCAGATCAAGTCAATGATTTGGTAGCCAAATCAAGCACAAACACTGAAGCTGGCCTGAAATTGGCCTTAAAAATACTGAATGACCGAACTCGCACCAGAAACCGTAGTGTAGCTATTATGCTTATGTCTGATGGAATAGAAGATTCCGAGAGTCCGGCCATCACTGTTCCGGTTAGCGAGGTGCCTGTATACACCTTCGCTTTTGGTAGTGCATGCGATCATGAG GTGCTTAGTGGCATTGCCAAGAACAGCAAAGGAGGGACGTTCTCACCTGTTCCAGACTTGGAAGATCTGAGTGTTGCATTCTCTACGTCTTTGGCTGGGCTTCTTAACGTGTCTATTGAGGACCTGACTCTGACCGTAGCACCACTGAATAGTTCACAACTCAATAAGGTGAATGCCGGAAATTACCCACAGACAAGGCAGGCCACCGTAATGGAGCCTGTAACTGTTACATTCAG GGTTCTTGGGAAGGATACATTGGATTCTGATGAGAGACTCATAAACGTGACCCGCACAGCTAAACCAAAAGACGAAGAAAGACGGGAGGTACTTGCCGAGGAAACGCGTATTGGAACTGCAAGTTCGATAAAAGAAGTCAGAATACTGGCCGACCAAAGAGAGCTGGCTGAGGCTAGGAAAAAATTGGAAGATGCCAATGCATCACTTTCTGAGATTGATGCGGTACTTAAGGCTCAGGTGGAGCACCTCCATCTACTCATGGCATCACAAGAAACTTATGACAATCAAGGAAAAGCTTTTGCACTTGCCCTTGAGGCTTCTCATGAATCACAACGTTCCACAGCTCTCCCAGCTGGTATTCCAAGTTTGTACGATACCCCCCTTATGGCCGAATACAAAACACAAGCTAGGAATTATGACTTGGATCCTGAGGGTTATAAAGTACCCAGACCAGAGGAAGATAAGATAACCACTGCACCCCCACCTCCTCCATCCCTACAGGTGGATCGTGCTAAGATTCAGGAGATCCTTGATATGGCCAACCAGCTTGCCAAACTACTAAGAGATCTGGACTCCTAG